One segment of Sylvia atricapilla isolate bSylAtr1 chromosome 8, bSylAtr1.pri, whole genome shotgun sequence DNA contains the following:
- the LZTS2 gene encoding leucine zipper putative tumor suppressor 2, with protein MAIVQTLPVPLEAVAEGATQLRAAACSPPGAMGSVGSLLPARPRHDCASDGGPSAASFCKQEGLLRATPEEPRVSVPGVTHSYANGGFCGDWLDASSPTSPCSDSDDLRDDQAPSDHLRGPPPKLVPVSGKLEENVEKTLIRPMAFKPVVSKLRNAQPGTRLGLSESQVSLTHLLGAEKPGSLSCRASTLSDSGRNSLSSLPTYSTGCSQHPEVGALPTTPHGPLDPPGGCRPSNSDSGRSSSSKSTGSLSGRGRPSSESGSCGRSPLPGEEAMLVRELEDKLREREAELRLLRDSLDENEVAICQVFEEKQRRCEQELEGLRQRCAAQARQAAHAAHRGQQVLQLQVLQLQQEKKQLQEDLTQLLQERELLERRCASFQRERTELAPRLEETKWEVCQKSGEISLLKQQLKEAQAELAQRGTELLGLRAQLREARAQLQAGERRVQGLQEAARLKALELEVCANELQRRKSEADLFRAKAGRLEQEVVGLREAARGRCPPGAGEGCPPAGEGCPPASEEPRGSLGLRRQLERLRAEVALERRRGQEQRDAFEQERGTWQGEKERVIRYQKQLQYSYIQMYRRNRRLEQRLQHLQLQGEDPLPEPCDPPDPPFEEITATEI; from the exons ATGGCCATCGTGCAGACACTGCCAGTGCCCCTTGAGGCCGTTGCTGAGGGGGCCACACAGCTCCGCGCTGCCGCCTGCTCACCCCCTGGCGCCATGGGCAGCGTGGGCAGCCTCCTGCCCGCCCGGCCTCGCCACGACTGCGCAAGTGATGGGGGCCCCTCCGCGGCCTCCTTCTGCAAACAGGAGGGGCTACTCCGGGCCACCCCTGAGGAGCCCCGTGTGTCTGTGCCCGGCGTCACCCACTCCTACGCCAATGGGGGCTTCTGTGGTGATTGGCTTGATGCCTCCTCTCCTACCAGCCCCTGTAGTGACTCAGATGATCTCCGTGATGACCAAGCACCAAGTGATCATCTTCGGGGGCCGCCCCCCAAGCTTGTACCTGTCTCTGGCAAGCTGGAAGAG AATGTGGAGAAGACCCTGATCCGCCCCATGGCCTTCAAGCCAGTGGTATCCAAGCTTCGGAATGCCCAGCCAGGCACGCGCCTGGGGCTCTCAGAGAGCCAGGTGAGCCTCACCCATTTGCTGGGTGCTGAGAAGCCTGGCTCTCTGAGCTGCCGTGCCAGCACCCTCTCGGACTCGGGGCGCAACTCCCTCTCCAGCTTGCCCACCTACAGCACGGGTTGCAGCCAGCACCCAGAGGTGGGTGCCCTGCCGACTACCCCTCATGGCCCCCTCGACCCTCCGGGGGGCTGCCGCCCCTCCAACTCGGACAGCGGGCGCTCATCCTCCAGCAAGAGCACAGGCTCGCTGAGTGGCCGGGGTCGGCCCTCCTCAGAGAGCGGCTCCTGTGGGCGCTCCCCACTGCCTGGCGAGGAGGCCATGCTGGTGCGGGAGCTGGAGGACAAGCTGCGGGAGAGAGAGGCCGAGCTGCGGCTTCTGCGTGACAGCCTGGATGAAAATGAGGTGGCCATCTGCCAG GTGTTTGAGGAGAAGCAGCGTCGGTGTGAGCAGGAGCTAGAGGGGCTGCGGCAGCGCTGTGCGGCCCAGGCACGGCAGGCGGCCCACGCAGCACATCGGGGGCAGcaggtcctgcagctccaggtgctgcagctgcagcaggagaagaagCAGCTGCAAGAGGACTTgacccagctgctgcaggagcgtGAACTGCTGGAGCGTCGCTGTGCCTCCTTCCAGCGGGAGCGCACTGAGCTGGCACCCCGGCTGGAGGAGACCAAGTGGGAG GTGTGCCAGAAGTCGGGGGAGATCTctctgctgaagcagcagctgaaggaggcACAGGCGGAGCTGGCGCAGCGGGGCACCGAGCTGCTGGGGCTGCGGGCTCAGCTGCGGGAGGCACGGGCGCAGCTGCAGGCGGGCGAGCGGCgggtgcaggggctgcaggaggccgCCCGCCTCAAGGCACTGGAGCTGGAGGTCTGTGCCAATGAACTGCAGCGCCGCAAGAGCGAGGCTGACCTCTTCCGTGCCAAAGCCGGACGGCTCGAGCAGGAGGTGGTGGGGCTGCGGGAAGCTGCCCGCGGGCGCTGCCCACCAGGCGCTGGTGAAGGATGTCCCCCAGCTGGTGAAGGATGCCCCCCAGCCAGCGAGGAGCCCCGGGGCAGCTTGGGCCTGAGGCGGCAGCTGGAGCGGCTGCGTGCGGAGGTGGCCTTGGAGCGGCGGCGTGGGCAGGAGCAGCGAGATGCCTTCGAGCAGGAACGTGGCACGTGGCAGGGTGAGAAGGAGCGGGTCATCCGCTaccagaagcagctgcagtaCAGCTACATCCAGATGTACCGGCGCAACCGGCGGCTCGAGCAGCGgctccagcatctccagctTCAGGGCGAGGACCCCCTGCCCGAACCCTGTGATCCACCTGACCCGCCCTTTGAGGAGATAACAGCCACCGAAATCTGA
- the TWNK gene encoding twinkle mtDNA helicase produces the protein MALVPLRPGRAASRLLPLLCGGARSKGASLSPGAPGRLGQRRYKKDVLPSPDGAAPSVSITEIRQYLRAQDIPFHDGYSCLHTPSLFVGDRGDQPLSANGPFTLFIDKTTGSFLCTATLAEGTWQDFQANVEMRLRGISPIPPARSEEMEEEMRQAREDARCIWERALPLWELLDEKETKETKALFGISQVTNATLKRFGVRYLRTARSLVFPWFSPQDATLKGLKLVRVEKNGGTITYVEETLPRFDSYRNLFGLPLIGRRDTELVLTGWELDALALHQAAGVASLALPRGTSYLPPTLLPYLEQFKRITLWLGEDLRSWEAAKRFARKLSLKRCSLVRPGNLQPRPLEALNQGLNVTKILRSALLASHKSIVSFRQLREEVFGELVNTEQVSGVKWTRFPELNKLLKGHRRGELTIFTGPTGSGKTTFISEYALDLCMQGVCTLWGSFEINNVRLAKIMLTQFAGRRLEDQLELYDEWADRFEELPLYFMTFHGQQNIKTVIDTMQHAVYMYDITHVVVDNLQFMMGHEHISADRLAAQDYIVGAFRKFATDNTCHITLIIHPRKEDDEKELQTASIFGSAKASQEADNVLILQDRKLVTGPGKRYLQVSKNRFDGDVGIFPLEFSKASLSFSSSKSKVRLKKVKEEKEISANKIVEGGSGASKKP, from the exons ATGGCGCTGGTGCCCCTGCGGCCCGGCAGAGCCGCCAGCCGGCTCCTGCCGCTGCTGTGCGGGGGGGCCAGGAGCAAGGGCGCCTCGCTGAGCCCCGGGGCGCCGGGCCGCCTCGGCCAGCGGCGCTACAAGAAGGACGTGCTGCCCTCCCCCGACGGGGCCGCGCCCTCCGTCTCCATCACCGAGATCCGGCAGTACCTGCGGGCGCAGGACATCCCCTTCCACGACGGGTACAGCTGCCTGCACACCCCCAGCCTCTTCGTCGGCGACCGCGGTGACCAGCCGCTGTCCGCCAATGGCCCGTTCACGCTTTTCATTGACAAGACCACGGGCAGCTTCCTGTGCACAGCCACCCTGGCCGAGGGCACCTGGCAGGACTTCCAGGCTAACGTGGAAATGCGGCTCCGTGGCATTTCCCCCATTCCCCCTGCCAGGTcggaggagatggaggaggaaatGCGACAGGCTCGCGAGGATGCCCGCTGCATCTGGGAACGGGCTCTGCcgctctgggagctgctggatgagAAGGAGACCAAGGAGACGAAGGCTTTGTTTGGTATCTCCCAGGTGACAAATGCCACCTTGAAACGCTTCGGCGTGCGTTATCTGAGGACTGCCAGGTCTCTCGTCTTCCCCTGGTTCAGCCCTCAAGATGCGACCCTGAAGGGCCTGAAGCTTGTGAGAGTGGAGAAAAATGGGGGCACGATAACCTACGTGGAAGAGACTCTACCCCGCTTCGATTCCTATCGCAATCTTTTTGGGCTGCCCCTGATTGGCCGCCGGGACACGGAGCTGGTCTTAACTGGGTGGGAGCTGGatgccctggccctgcaccaAGCTGCAGGAGTggccagcctggccctgccacGAGGAACCAGCTACCTGCCTCCCACCCTTCTCCCCTACCTGGAGCAGTTCAAGCGCATCACGCTTTGGCTCGGCGAAGACTTGCGCTCCTGGGAAGCTGCCAAGCGCTTTGCTCGCAAGCTGAGCCTCAAGCGCTGCTCTCTGGTGCGCCCTGGCAACCTGCAGCCCCGGCCTTTGGAAGCTCTGAACCAGGGCCTGAACGTCACCAAAATCCTGCGTTCTGCCCTGCTTGCCAGCCACAAATCCATCGTCTCCTTCCGGCAGCTGCGTGAGGAGGTGTTCGGTGAGCTGGTCAACACCGAGCAGGTGTCTGGGGTCAAGTGGACACGTTTCCCCGAGCTCAACAAGCTCCTTAAAGGGCACCGCAGAGGGGAGCTCACCATCTTCACAG GCCCAACGGGCAGTGGGAAGACCACATTTATCAGCGAGTATGCACTGGACCTGTGCATGCAGGGTGTGTGCACGCTGTGGGGCAGCTTTGAGATCAACAATGTCCGCCTGGCCAAAATCATGCTGACACAGTTTGCTGGCCGGCGCCTGGAGGACCAGCTAGAACTGTACGATGAGTGGGCTGATCGCTTCGAGGAGCTCCCGCTCTACTTCATGACCTTCCATGGCCAGCAGAACATCAA GACAGTGATTGACACCATGCAGCATGCAGTCTACATGTATGACATCACCCACGTGGTCGTTGACAATCTCCAGTTCATGATGGGACACGAGCACATCTCTGCGGACAG GCTCGCTGCCCAGGACTACATCGTTGGTGCCTTCCGCAAGTTTGCCACAGACAACACATGCCACATCACCCTGATCATCCATCCTCGCAAGGAGGACGATgagaaggagctgcagacagCCTCTATCTTCGGCTCTGCCAAG gCTAGCCAGGAGGCTGACAACGTGCTCATCCTGCAGGACCGTAAGCTGGTGACAGGGCCAGGGAAGCGCTACCTGCAGGTGTCCAAGAACCGCTTTGACGGGGACGTGGGTATCTTCCCACTGGAGTTCAGCAAGGCCTCGCTGTCCTTCTCATCTTCCAAAAGCAAGGTCAGGCTGAAGAAggtgaaggaggagaaggagattTCAGCCAACAAAATCGTGGAGGGAGGCTCAGGAGCCTCCAAGAAGCCATGA
- the MRPL43 gene encoding LOW QUALITY PROTEIN: large ribosomal subunit protein mL43 (The sequence of the model RefSeq protein was modified relative to this genomic sequence to represent the inferred CDS: inserted 2 bases in 1 codon): MGGCPAAPGPAEPLRAQPPRGSARTPPWPGPLPARHFPAGSGLPPPAXVPAPGERGAMTGRGSPSRFLTAVLRNGVGRYVRQLQRLQLLFSPTAADARGARQFVEEAAQDFARQHPDVVLYVSPRAGPGPAPVLRAEYLNGTVREELIASKTSEEIVQLATKLANQSGLDIIRIRKPFHTDNPSIQGQWHPLTNKPSILTIQGPRLQHQ; this comes from the exons aTGGGCGGCTgccccgcggcccccggccccgcagAGCCGCTCAGGGCGCAGCCCCCACGTGGGTCCGCACGGACACCGCCATGGCCGGGCCCGCTGCCGGCGCGTCACTTCCCGGCGGGGTCGGGGCTGCCCCCTCCCGC GGTTCCGGCTCCGGGTGAGCGCGGAGCCATGACGGGCCGCGGGTCGCCCAGCCGGTTCCTCACCGCCGTGCTGCGCAACGGCGTGGGCCGGTACGTGCGGCAGCTCCAGCgcctgcagctcctcttcaGCCCCACCGCGGCCGACGCCCGCGGCGCCAG GCAGTTCGTGGAGGAGGCGGCACAGGACTTCGCCCGGCAGCACCCCGATGTCGTCCTCTACGTGAGCCCCCGcgcgggcccgggcccggccccggtGCTGCGGGCCGAGTACT TGAACGGGACGGTGCGGGAGGAGCTCATTGCCAGCAAGACGAGCGAGGAGATCGTGCAGCTGGCCACCAAGCTGGCCAACCAGTCCGGCCTGGACATCATCCGAATCCGCAAGCCCTTCCACACTGACAACCCCAGTATCCAGGGCCAGTGGCACCCCCTCACCAACAAACCCTCCATCCTCACCATCCAGGGCCCTCGCCTGCAGCACCAATAA